From the genome of Prinia subflava isolate CZ2003 ecotype Zambia chromosome 12, Cam_Psub_1.2, whole genome shotgun sequence:
AAATGATGTGATGAACCTGTGGTGCAGGTGAGGGACTTACAGGCACTGGGCTCCTCTGGGTGGCAGGAGCTGAACatccaggagcagagctccagcGGGATAAGAAACCCAGGTATAGCtaaaaagggaggaaagcaaAAAATCCTGATAATTTAAACAAGGGAGCATCTGAGAGCCACAAATCCAGTCATGGGGATaggacagggagagctcagagtgATTCAGGTTCCAGCAGCATCTGCGGCTTAGTGAGCATGGGGTGCTAAGGAATTTAGAGCACATTAGGGATTGTGCCCCTTCCTGGGAGGAAGGCTAATCCCTGAGCACCCTCCCAGACACTGAAACAGGGCCCTGGAGAAATCTAAGGGAGGTTAAGGGCCTGGTAATCCCCCTGGGGAAAACAGACCAGCTCCAAAACACAGTACGTCCCCAGGAGGGCAGAAGGCAATGTAGGAATTCTGATAAACCACTTTCCCTCCTGCGGGCCTGTTTGAGAGAATTGCcaaaggcagcagccctggcttgAACTCCCAGCTGCAATTTTCCTCTTATCTCCAATGCTGACAGTCACCTGCATGTTAATCTTCTGATAAATGTGGTAACTACAGCCCCTCAGCACAAAGAGAAACAGGCTGGACAGCTCTGTCATTTGAGACATCTTTCCTCAGCCCTGGGATCTCTCAGCCTCCATTTCTCCATCCTCCCCATTTGGGGATATTCTCTATGTGCCACCACCACAGTGATGTGGGATTGCCATGTTCACCTCAGCTGTGTGACAGAGGAAGGAAATCTCATTTAATCCCTTATCAGCCACTGTGCAGCCTTTGGCACCACTGGTGCCTGGAGGGCCTGGTGCCCAGAAAGATGGTCTTTATTCTTTATCCTGGAACCATACCATGTGTCCTGGTGTAAAATCAGCACCATGAGGTACAAAGTCAGATCTGCTGGAGAAGCCCAGTTACAAGGGATtacttttccccctccctttgtGCCCTGTTACACGCAGTGGGTGATGGGCACAAACCGgactgggagctgtgcaggcagcctGAGTTTAAAGTGAAATCACACACAGTCGTGCTGGGCCCTGCTCTCTTGCTGTGCCCTCGTCCCCTGGCTGTCCTTGGGGCTGTTCCTCACATCCAGCCCCTGTCGTGCTGTATCTACCacatcctcctgcagctccgCAGCCACATCAGCCGTGCCCCGGCTGTGTCTGTGCCCTGCGGTGGCACTTTGCCATCACAGCCTGCCAGTGCTGGCCCCTGTCATCATCACACCTGGGTTTTGCAATCCAGCATTCCTTCCTGTGCCAAAATACGAGCGGGATTCCCGGGAGCCTCTCACACCAGCAGCGGGCACTCCGCCGGGGTTCCCGCGGTGTAAACACAGCGGAGCAGGGGATTAgctccagggcactgctgccgGCCAAGTCTCACTGCCCAGCCCTCGACACTGTTTCTCTGACTCAGCCGACGCTTGGAGCAGTTGACAGAAATGATAGGAGGTTCTCAAATCCTGACTGGCAGGGGAGAGGATGAGTAATGGCTGGATTTATTCTTTTGTTCTAAAGGCAGGCAGGCATGCAGTGAAACTAGCAGATGTCAGGTTCAATGCCCACAAAGGGAGGCGTTTTCTTTGCGCCAGGTGCAGCAAAACCGTGTGGGATTCATTATTTCAGGATTTACGGGCTTTACACAGGCTCAAAAGCCAACCAGACAAGACCACGAAAGAGAAATCCATTGAGATCTCCGAGTACAAAGGCACATTGTTGGCTCTGGACGCGCCTGAGCCATGAGTCACCAGAGGCGGGGAAATGTCTCTACCCGCTTGCCCCGCTCTTTATCCTCAACCCCGGGCACCCGCCGTGGCCCGGCGAGGGCTGCAGGCAGATGGTGCGTGATGGATCCGCGCTTGAGGGAGTACGGCGGGTCATGTGTGAGCCTCGCATCACCCCGGAGTTATTTAAGGTGAAAGGCACGGAGCTGCCTCCTCCCCGGAGCGCAGCAGCGCAGCTCCGCGGggcacacagcccagctgggcacCGGCAGCCTCGGCAATAAAAGCTATTTCCAATGCTATAACTTCCACGTCTCGTTTGAAGGCGGTGCAATTAATCTGTTGTTGCTCGGGAAAGTGCAAAGGTAGGAGCCTTATCAGCACGATACGGAGCTGCTCCCCGTAAACACACCTGCGCTTTCGGCACCCAGCCGCCCGTGCCGGGCGCGGCTCCGGGACCGCCCCGAGTCCTGCCCAAAGGTTATTTTATGTCACGGCGTGCCATGTCCCAGGCGAGGATTTGGGAGGTGTGGGAAGTGCTGCGCTGCCGAGCGATGGTTTCCTGATTGCACACACTTCCCAAAGGCACCTGCGGGCGCTGATAACAGGCGCTGACTGGAAATAACGCCGCGGCGGAACTTGTGTGTCCAACAAGCGGCTGTCAATGAATCACTGAgtcactgaatcacagaatagctGGCGTTGGAAGGGACCgctggagatcatccagtccagccccctgccaagacagggtcacccagagcaggtgacacaggaacgcgtccaggtgggtttgggatgtctccagagagactccacaccctccctgggcagcaaagaagagcaaaataggaaaaatgttCTCCCGCTCTGCTGCCATGTGCCATGGAAAACTCCACTTGTGTCCATCAGAGCTCTCCCTAAAACACTCCTCTGACGGTCCGGGTACCACACACACTGGTCCAGAGTCCGGGGCTggttccctgctcctgcccaggcacCTGCTCCGCCTGAGACGGACATCCCAGGGGTGACCCCGAAAGGAGTTTTTCGATCCTGTCCTCAGGTGGCACCAGACGGACCAGTCCGGGATGGGGGAATGGGCAAATATGGGTGTTTTGGGAGTCTGTGTCGGTCTGTCACCACGGCTCGTGTCCCGGGCCGGGGGTCTCCTCTGTGTGAGGAGGGCGatgcgggcggcggggcccggccggtTCCCAGCCCGGGGATGCGGCACCGCCTCAGGTCCCATCGCCGTGCCCGGGTCCTGCCActgcccggcagccccggggccctTCCCCGGGCAGCGGGGGCGGagcgctgcccccggcccggaGCCGAcgggagcggggcggccccagcgcagcccggccccgccccggccccgcggggcggccgtgcccggccgggggcggtgccgcggggccgccccggtgcggcggggcccggcccgcaGAGCCCCAGCGCCGCCGCCATGAGCAGCGCGGAGCCGCCGCTCGGCGCcgggccgcgggcagcgcccgccTGGCAGCGGGAGATCCTGGAGCGCAAGCGGGCCAAGCtggccggggcgggcggcgagCCCGAGCCCCCGGCCGGGGAGCGGCTGGTGGTGGCGGAGAGCCTGGGCCCGCTCCGCGAGAACCCCTTCATGCGGCTGGAGAGCGAGCGGCGCCGGCTGCggcaggggcggcccgggcccggcggcgcggcgcggccgctgcagcagctgctggagctgtacAGCGCCGTGCCCGGCATCCGCACCATCCGCGCCGACAACATCCTCATCATCGAGTCCCGCGCCGACCCCGCCGCCTGCTTCGCCGCCGGGGacgcgccgcccgcccgccgccgggaCCCGGCCGGCGCCGACCCGCTGCGGGAGCTGCTGGCCCGGCGCGGCGCCGCGCTCGCCGAGATCCGCGCCGACCAGGTCGTCATCTACGAGACCGCCGAGCCGCCGGAGCCGCCCGAGGCGGCCGAGCCGGGCACCGTCAGCCGCCTCCTGGAGAAATTCGGGcagcggccgcggggccgccgtCGCCGCGTTGGGGACGCGCTGACCGGgaccggcggggccgcggctccGCCGCAGGTGGGACCGGGCGCTGtccgggccgcgccgcccgctccgcccgcggggcccggctccccccgcgcccccgcGCCCCTCCAGAAGGGACCCGGCTTCCCCCGGGCTCCGGCGCCAAAGGCGGGACCGGCATCTCCGCCGGCGGTCCCGGCCACCCCTCCGCCACTCCCGGCTCCCCCCCGGGCTGCCACCCCCCCAGCGGTGCCGGTGGCCCCCCAGCCCACGGTTCTGCAGCCGGCTCCCGCCAGGGCCGTCACCCCTCCGCCCACCGCGCCCCCACGGGTTGTCACTCCCCCGCCCACAGTGTCCCCTCGGGCTGTCGCCCCCCAGCCCACGGCACCTCCGCGGGCTGTCACCCCCCAGCCcgcaccacctccccaggctgtCACCCCTCAGCCcgcaccacctccccaggctgtCACCCCCCAGCCCGTGCCCCCCCAGCCCACCCCGGCTCCCCCTCGGGCCGCAGCCCCCCAGGCGGTGCCAGCTGCCCCCAAGGCTGCGGCCCCTCAGGCCAATTGCTTTCTGCACAAGATCAGCTCCAACTCCTTCACGGTCACCCCCCGGGGGCAGCCCCCCAGCGCCCGCGGCCCCGAgcccggcgctgtccccgccgGCCGCCCCGCAACGCCCAAGGGGCCACCAGTGCCATCCACCAGCCCTTCCCATGCCAGAGCCAACGCCAGGAGGCCAAAGCCTGAGGAGGCCGAAGTGGCCGTGTCgcccctgcccagtgccagTCCGGCCCCCAGTGCCACCGGCGCCACTCGGCCGCTCTCCGCCTCAGCCccccgggccgggggctccTTTGAAATCCACCCGGCCCCCAAGCCCGACTTGGCGGCCATCCCGGCCCACGACCTGCAGGCACAGGCTCTGGCCAAGCTGCGCCTGAATTCGCGCAACTCCTTCGTCTTCGTGCCCCGCCGGGAGGGCAGCCCGGCTCAGCCGCCGGCCCAGATTGCCCGGCCAGGGCCGCCGCCCTCGGAGGAGAAGGCACCCAAGGAGCTCCCGAGGGCTTCCGCCCCGGAGCAGGAAGAGCCCATCACTTCCCCAGCGGCGCCTGGGGATCCCTTGGTACCTGTGACTTACATCGATGACATTGTGGAGCCGGACGGCGGGGAGCTTCTTCCCAGGGCTGGCCCGGCTGCGAGGACGGGGAGCTTGGCGGATCAGCCCAGAGGAGCCGGCCCTGACCTGGAGATGGAGTTTTCCTCCGTGCCCCTCTACAGACCACACTCTGCCCCCCAGCAGAGGGGAGGCAGCACCTTCACTGTCGTGCCCAAAAGGAAGCCCGTGGCCCCGGGGCTGCAGGCTCTTGCTGATGGCAGCGGAAGGCCGcagcgggaggaagaggaggaggaggaggagagcaaagGAAGAGGCAAAGCCGTGGAGAACGCTGATGGGCCCCAAGTGGGGATATCCCATAAAAAGCGCTACCCCACGGTGAACGAGATTGAAGTGATCGGGGGGTACCTGTCCCTGGAGAGGTCCTGCATGAGCAAGACGGGCTCACGCCGCAAGAAGGTAACGGGGCAGCCCTGTGCTCGGCAGCCGGGCTGGAAGGGGGCCAGGGCTGCTTTGGTTTGGCCTCTCCTGAGGCACTGGTGGGAGCACGGGCAGTGTGTTTGCCCCTTGTGGGAGCCAGAGGCTGCCGTCAGAGCTGGCTGAAGCAGGGGCTTAAACAGAAGTGAAGCCTTGGGGCTGGTGGAAaacagcagagggaaggtgTAACTCCACCACACTGATGTGAAGGATGTTTCAGAACAGTGAGGAAGGAACTAGGGATTAACATTTCTCATGGTATCCAATATTAGGAGAGTTTGAAACTCTTTGCAAGCCCAGTATGTTGTTTGCTTAAAGTTGTTGTTTGCTTAAAGTTGTCTCCTGGAACTTTAAAGAGAGCCtgaggagcacagctgggagatgGGACTTGGCATATTAAATGGAATTTGCCCTCAGGGAGGGGCCACTGGGGTCTgtcccacagagcagctgaggatgGGATATGTCCTGTGATAACTGCAGGGCCTGGCCCACCCCATCCCTTCTTGGAGATACGATAATGGGAAGTAAAGTATTTCAGGAATTTAGGAAATCAGGGGGAGCAGCGTGGTTTGAAGAGCTGCTTGCCCTCCCGCTCTGCTCGCTGTGTCTGAGAGGTTTGCTGAGGTGCCCGTGGCCGCTTGGGCAGCGT
Proteins encoded in this window:
- the TPRN gene encoding taperin, which codes for MSSAEPPLGAGPRAAPAWQREILERKRAKLAGAGGEPEPPAGERLVVAESLGPLRENPFMRLESERRRLRQGRPGPGGAARPLQQLLELYSAVPGIRTIRADNILIIESRADPAACFAAGDAPPARRRDPAGADPLRELLARRGAALAEIRADQVVIYETAEPPEPPEAAEPGTVSRLLEKFGQRPRGRRRRVGDALTGTGGAAAPPQVGPGAVRAAPPAPPAGPGSPRAPAPLQKGPGFPRAPAPKAGPASPPAVPATPPPLPAPPRAATPPAVPVAPQPTVLQPAPARAVTPPPTAPPRVVTPPPTVSPRAVAPQPTAPPRAVTPQPAPPPQAVTPQPAPPPQAVTPQPVPPQPTPAPPRAAAPQAVPAAPKAAAPQANCFLHKISSNSFTVTPRGQPPSARGPEPGAVPAGRPATPKGPPVPSTSPSHARANARRPKPEEAEVAVSPLPSASPAPSATGATRPLSASAPRAGGSFEIHPAPKPDLAAIPAHDLQAQALAKLRLNSRNSFVFVPRREGSPAQPPAQIARPGPPPSEEKAPKELPRASAPEQEEPITSPAAPGDPLVPVTYIDDIVEPDGGELLPRAGPAARTGSLADQPRGAGPDLEMEFSSVPLYRPHSAPQQRGGSTFTVVPKRKPVAPGLQALADGSGRPQREEEEEEEESKGRGKAVENADGPQVGISHKKRYPTVNEIEVIGGYLSLERSCMSKTGSRRKKMKISFNETSLQTMFEYPSESSLAEEDEEEEGHASETEEEKSRTLYVPRPNSTLHPSTPSSDLSSYTPKHSVKFSEWQEQKYEGPAAEGPLPKEADSHGNQVMLTPAEKGGLSDFSSEPALYF